A region from the Bactrocera dorsalis isolate Fly_Bdor chromosome 1, ASM2337382v1, whole genome shotgun sequence genome encodes:
- the LOC105221773 gene encoding serine-rich adhesin for platelets isoform X3, translated as MSCRKHKTKPLQTVLDHLKGVELNKQQRQPVLSLKTIKLAASDCEALEEIFKRVQYKFIDLSSCDLDEWATSALFEMIEYYEATHELDISSNSKGMTMRGWAGCMAMVKHSEELRVLIAQGNPISKQSADGLGLAISASNLHTLKLEHCGLRGALDGLCFKLRSNSILKELWLAHNDLDCKDAEAIGSLLKYNHYIELIDISNNNIRDMGLLYIVDALILQSSELERRSMLHRSAAIDDDDSLSSIDASQTTDLDSSDSFNASSKSSVDENAENSESEDKVPDSKQKVSNVDNSTDVFSTLKTTDKVTNAAVLVEVTVSQANNTILNGKSSVGAAVALTTASNVSSLDEMDGDDDTEDTVKSSNHKNGAFAPTGQSMLDKLLSMNSESSSEEGASNLSTDTIAACGSEDASITSDDIFDTSAATGTTSASNDTHKGNSNMKAASDLLARVAARVESVTDSNLGQAKEVEEMVLIDITPSETDPGIATLDNSSNGSSGEGTVSHSNNHSETISASSPSSNDENNGNNNTTSSTISDISGDEDVCRKYHDLGGPAAQDQDNQNQNILLGQQANAPNVTDIFEVTAGEGDCTIAEAPAAISNIVDDDRLQLEQTTTLLQQQLPASKAVDVNKNSKLADDYDDTHSTDSAFESASEGDISRHLPEEYSRLSSSFDGAPMDDIGKGVAIETGTIATESTEYLADAGVTPTSTPTPPSPLNIRQLGVPPLSALEEDIDANCRTITPNTGFTANTYASVVKASNEQEKAIATMQITTNTVAASKAADIHENVLNELPSMPKVTIVSDSLVAKDKEAHGNRLIPTPPPPSTSPGGASQGMRRTESSVTFITPATRHRSQSSDSLCSDNSLDGSISSDLNFSTSSQLNEKLTKNDTLTRQQRQSDARTEPAVKTPSGLKALALWNNNLSKEAGYYIANLLAETNSLELLNIGKNCLSNDFVTRIKDSLMRNTTLTTLGLQSAHLSANGIETLASILTFGGNSTLQRLDIRDNKLEVESLTKIAEVLKSNTTITQIDIDDEPKRLSFEKLQIVPHVTDLYNQQTTKSAECVGSEAHMDYTRVLENVRSMCSRNEKTQAQLQSDKSHTCGATNKRRSGYYMGSRKISLTCHTRPLFESTSVMTANASPAPSAVNTKLEAKRKTGARLRSPVPSPPTISPSSSPNRSRFQVFRVTEDSPVTSPLAQTPPSTASSTSSLATNSNGSTVSMPADMPYKSSLSALPAAASSSLPTSSSLPSMATVTSSTQSIKRFSSSQRSRFLVSKIYEDPRVPLSSRSLPPITPPIHLPPTPIAKHAPENAKLTIYSGAQAKPIEPAATTIAAVVPVVDTKAAGENSATATQQDKVSTAIKHGGESDKIVVQHTTLIVTPPTPAIAEDSGSNTSTNIPDFSQNISEKEVNSTKTIAEMPTLQAEISQPAGQTILQPSEPQQQQPLSPPNTNEVSTIESQATAATVTTTTSTQNSNITSLSPSCSSSSSSSSTSPASLHSNSSATTTSSPLSPIFSSSSSDSTDGIGGNVGAIGELSLRDELLNAATTRCPLAVFNDNDNDITLTKNSTTDLSSSSASPLTTEESQQRQRKVSWMANPGAVDKLRSLFFQRSSSPENKTQPSSAASTPPQTNPTAMLPSTLNTTVAINNATAFNVSDCTLSDASSQQLLQKFVHASQQLSKVFRQNLSFGNEATTTSTVATTTTNTNTGITSGASGNTNDVLSGGSDGSGVGNITLTTEQHDIALIPTEVKQEIKENISPEHTINEETLQSLQKLTGIEEAVRCVKEQQQQLQQQPPPLGAVALLEDVDAAGVIKKSTVLEDFNAKTTGNASLVSGLHAVEGANLALAPASVKKEEPVSSAPSNASAST; from the exons ATGTCATGCCgcaaacataaaacaaaaccCTTACAGACTGTATTGGATCACTTGAAAGGTGttgaattaaataaacaacaacgtcagccagTGCTAtcgttaaaaacaattaaattggCGGCCAGCGATTGTGAAGCATTGGAGGAAATTTTTAAACGG GTACAGTACAAATTTATAGATCTCTCATCATGTGATCTGGACGAATGGGCGACAAGTGCACTCTTCGAAATGATCGAGTATTATGAGGCCACCCATGAATTGGACATCTCATCCAATTCCAAAGGTATGACCATGCGCGGTTGGGCTGGTTGCATGGCTATGGTGAAGCATAGCGAAGAATTGCGTGTTCTAATCGCACAAGGCAATCCAATTTCGAAGCAAAGCGCCGATGGTTTGGGACTGGCGATAAGTGCATCTAATTTGCATACCTTAAAATTGGAACATTGTGGTTTAAGGGGTGCGCTGGATGGCTTAT GTTTTAAATTGCGCTCAAATTCCATACTTAAAGAGCTATGGTTAGCACATAATGATTTAGATTGTAAAGATGCTGAAGCTATTGGCTCTTTGCTGAAATACAATCACTACATTGAACTGATTGatataagcaacaacaatattagaGATATGGGTCTGCTTTACATCGTCGACGCATTAATACTGCAATCCAGTGAATTGGAACGGCGTTCGATGTTGCATCGTTCGGCGGCAATAGATGACGACGACAGTTTGTCATCAATTGATGCATCACAAACAACTGATTTAGACTCTAGCGATTCGTTCAATGCCAGTAGTAAGAGCAGCGTTGACGAAAACGCGGAAAATAGTGAAAGTGAAGATAAAGTTCCAGATAGCAAGCAGAAAGTAAGCAATGTTGATAACTCCACGGACGTTTTTAGCACGTTGAAGACAACAGATAAAGTCACAAATGCTGCGGTGTTAGTTGAAGTAACGGTGTCACAAGCAAACAACACAATTCTAAATGGCAAATCTTCAGTTGGCGCTGCTGTGGCGTTAACAACAGCGTCCAATGTGTCATCTTTGGACGAAATGGACGGTGATGACGACACGGAAGACACAGTAAAATCAAGCAATCATAAAAATGGCGCATTTGCGCCAACTGGGCAATCAATGTTGGATAAGCTATTGTCCATGAATAGCGAAAGCAGCAGCGAAGAGGGCGCGTCGAATTTGTCCACAGATACCATAGCGGCATGTGGCTCTGAAGATGCAAGCATCACCAGTGATGATATATTTGATACGTCTGCGGCAACGGGGACGACAAGCGCATCGAACGATACGCATAAGGGTAACTCCAACATGAAGGCGGCAAGCGACTTATTGGCGCGGGTGGCAGCGCGGGTGGAAAGCGTGACGGACTCAAATCTAGGTCAAGCTAAAGAAGTGGAGGAAATGGTGTTGATAG ATATTACACCTTCGGAGACAGATCCAGGCATCGCAACGCTTGACAACAGCAGTAATGGGAGTAGTGGTGAAGGAACCGTTAGTCACAGTAACAACCATAGTGAGACTATATCGGCCAGCTCGCCATCAAGTAATGATGagaacaatggcaacaacaatacaacaagCAGCACAATTTCCGACATTAGTGGCGACGAAGACGTTTGCAGAAAGTATCACGACTTAGGCGGACCGGCGGCACAAGATCAGGATAATCAGAATCAAAATATACTCTTAGGTCAGCAAGCGAACGCGCCAAATGTTACCGATATCTTCGAAGTAACCGCCGGCGAAGGTGATTGCACGATTGCGGAAGCACCTGCCGCCATTTCTAATATCGTTGATGATGATCGTTTACAGTTAGagcaaacaacaacattacTGCAGCAACAGTTACCGGCCTCGAAGGCGGTCGATGTGAATAAGAACTCAAAGCTGGCCGATGATTATGACGATACGCACAGTACTGATTCTGCATTTGAAAGTGCCTCCGAAGGTGATATTAGTAGGCATTTGCCAGAGGAATATAGTCGGCTATCGTCCTCCTTTGACGGTGCGCCGATGGACGATATTGGGAAAGGTGTAGCCATTGAAACGGGTACTATAGCTACTGAGTCTACAGAGTATTTGGCTGACGCGGGTGTAACGCCAACTTCTACACCAACACCGCCGTCACCATTGAACATACGACAATTGGGTGTCCCACCACTAAGCGCATTGGAGGAGGATATTGATGCGAATTGTCGAACAATAACACCAAATACGGGTTTCACAGCCAACACATATGCCAGTGTGGTAAAGGCGTCGAACGAGCAAGAGAAAGCAATTGCTACaatgcaaataacaacaaacacagttGCAGCGTCTAAAGCAGCGGATATACATGAAAATGTTTTGAATGAATTGCCATCAATGCCAAAAGTCACTATCGTCTCTGACAGTCTGGTGGCTAAGGATAAGGAAGCGCATGGTAATCGATTAATACCAACACCACCGCCACCGTCGACCTCGCCAGGCGGCGCTAGTCAGGGTATGCGTCGTACAGAGTCATCGGTCACCTTCATTACACCTGCCACACGTCATCGCTCGCAGAGTTCAGATAGCCTTTGTAGTGACAATTCACTGGACGGCAGCATTAGTAGTGATCTTAATTTCTCCACTTCATCACAGCTAAATGAAAAACTTACCAAAAATGATACACTCACGCGGCAACAACGACAATCGGATGCACGCACCGAGCCCGCGGTGAAAACACCCAGCGGCTTGAAAGCGCTCGCTTTGTGGAATAATAATTTGAGTAAAGAGGCTGGCTACTACATAGCGAACTTGCTAGCGGAGACCAATTCTCTTGAATTGCTAAACATTGGCAAAAACTGCCTATCAAATGATTTCGTGACACGAATAAAAGATAGTCTCATGCGCAATACGACGCTGACGACACTGGGTCTGCAGAGTGCACACCTTAGTGCGAATGGCATCGAGACGTTGGCTTCTATTCTGACTTTTGGTGGCAATAGCACCTTGCAGCGCCTAGATATACGCGACAATAAGTTAGAAGTGGAGAGTCTAACGAAAATTGCTGAAGTGCTCAAATCAAATACAACAATCACGCAAATCGATATCGATGATGAGCCGAAACGTTTGTCG tttgaaaaattacaaatagtGCCACATGTCACGGATTTATACAACCAACAGACGACAAAATCAGCGGAGTGT GTGGGCAGCGAGGCGCACATGGACTATACGCGCGTATTGGAAAACGTGCGCTCAATGTGTTCGCGTAATGAAAAAACGCAGGCGCAATTACAATCGGACAAATCACATACATGTGGCGCGACTAATAAACGACGCAGCGGCTACTATATGGGCTCACGCAAAATCTCATTGACCTGCCATACACGACCGCTCTTCGAGTCTACTAGCGTGATGACCGCCAACGCCTCCCCAGCACCATCGGCGGTCAATACGAAGTTGGAAGCGAAGCGAAAAACCGGTGCACGTCTGCGCTCACCAGTGCCCAGTCCACCAACAATTTCACCATCTTCTTCGCCAAATCGCAGTCGTTTTCAGGTATTTCGTGTCACCGAAGACAGTCCGGTTACCTCACCCCTGGCTCAAACACCGCCCTCAACTGCATCATCTACATCATCGCTAGCCACCAACAGCAATGGTAGCACCGTTTCTATGCCCGCTGATATGCCATATAAGAGTTCATTGAGCGCCCTACCGGCGGCGGCATCTAGCTCACTCCCAACGTCCAGTTCGCTGCCCTCAATGGCTACTGTTACATCGTCGACACAATCGATTAAACGATTTTCATCGTCGCAACGCTCACGTTTTCTGGTATCGAAAATCTACGAAGATCCACGCGTGCCATTATCAAGTCGCTCATTACCGCCAATTACACCACCGATCCATTTGCCGCCTACGCCGATAGCTAAGCATGCACCGGAAAATGCCAAGCTCACTATATACTCTGGTGCACAAGCGAAGCCAATAGAaccggcagcaacaacaatagcggcGGTAGTACCAGTAGTTGACACCAAAGCGGCGGGTGAAAATTCAGCAACAGCAACTCAACAAGATAAAGTCTCAACTGCTattaaacacggcggcgaaagtGACAAAATTGTGGTTCAACATACAACACTTATAGTCACACCGCCAACTCCCGCCATTGCCGAAGACAGCGGCAGCAACACAAGCACAAATATTCCTGATTTTAGTCAGAATATTTCTGAAAAAGAAGTTAATAGTACAAAAACAATAGCCGAAATGCCGACGCTACAAGCAGAAATATCACAACCAGCAGGTCAAACAATACTGCAACCAAGtgaaccacaacaacaacaaccactctCACCGCCAAACACTAATGAAGTATCCACAATCGAAAGTCAAGCGACCGCCGCCACTGTTACTACCACTACTAGTACACAGAATTCTAACATTACTTCATTATCGCCCAGCTGTTCGTCTTCGTCCTCTTCATCATCGACATCGCCTGCGTCGCTGCATTCGAATTCCTCAGCAACAACGACATCCTCACCGCTGTCACCCATATTTTCCAGTAGCTCGAGTGACTCCACTGATGGTATTGGTGGTAATGTTGGTGCTATTGGTGAGCTCAGTTTGCGCGATGAACTCTTAAATGCAGCTACTACTCGTTGCCCACTTGCCGTTTTCAATGACAATGATAACGACATTACGCTCACCAAGAATTCAACAACCGATTTGAGCTCATCTTCTGCGTCGCCGTTAACAACGGAAGAATCACAACAACGCCAACGTAAAGTCTCGTGGATGGCGAATCCAGGCGCTGTGGACAAATTACGTTCACTATTCTTTCAGCGTAGCTCATCGCCTGAGAATAAGACACAGCCATCGTCAGCGGCTAGTACGCCACCACAAACAAATCCTACAGCTATGCTTCCCTCTACTTTGAACACAACAGTTGCCATTAATAATGCTACAG CTTTCAATGTTAGTGACTGCACTTTAAGTGACGCCTCTTCACAACAGCTCTTGCAAAAATTCGTCCATGCCTCGCAACAGTTAAGTAAGGTCTTTCGACAAAATCTCTCTTTTGGAAATGAGGCTACTACAACAtcaacagtagcaacaacaacaacaaatacgaaCACTGGTATTACAAGCGGTGCCAGCGGCAACACAAATGACGTTTTATCAGGCGGTTCTGATGGAAGTGGCGTTGGTAACATTACACTAACAACAGAACAGCATGATATTGCGCTCATACCCACCGAAGTTAAGCAAGAAATCAAAGAGAACATCTCACCGGAGCATACAATCAATGAGGAGACATTGCAAAGCTTACAAAAGCTCACAGGGATCGAGGAGGCGGTGCGTTGTGTAAAggagcagcagcaacagttgCAGCAACAACCACCACCACTAGGGGCGGTAGCATTATTGGAGGATGTGGACGCTGCGGGGGTGATTAAAAAATCTACAGTGCTCGAAGATTTCAATGCTAAAACCACTGGTAATGCCAGCCTGGTTAGTGGCTTACACGCTGTCGAAGGAGCTAATCTAGCACTGGCGCCAGCGTCAGTCAAAAAAGAGGAGCCAGTTAGCAGTGCGCCCTCGAATGCTTCTGCTAGCACTTAA